The following are encoded in a window of Streptomyces sp. Go-475 genomic DNA:
- a CDS encoding permease has translation MENQRTVADGIRLGLRALVYAVLGGAALIAVVTVVSVLGPMVALDLYTPPVAAWWTVFTAIAVQGVPFLLLGTVVSAAIGAFVPERVLTRLLPRREVLAVPVAGAAGVVLPGCECASVPVAGSLMRRGVAPAAALAFLLSAPAINPVVLVATSVAFPGQPEMVLGRLAASLATAVVMGWLWARFGREEWLRPPKRSGAHAPGGGPRAFVAGLQHDFLHAGGFLVVGAAAAATFAIVVPRSLLEVFTGSAWLSVLLLALLAVVLCVCSEADAFVAASLSGFSPTARLAFMVVGPMVDLKLIALQTGTFGRAFAVRFSAATWVVAVGSSVLVGWWLL, from the coding sequence GTGGAGAACCAACGGACGGTGGCCGACGGCATACGGCTGGGCCTGCGCGCCCTGGTGTACGCCGTCCTCGGGGGCGCCGCGCTGATCGCCGTCGTGACGGTGGTGTCGGTGCTCGGGCCGATGGTCGCGCTCGACCTGTACACCCCGCCCGTCGCGGCCTGGTGGACGGTGTTCACCGCGATCGCCGTCCAGGGCGTGCCCTTCCTGCTGCTGGGCACGGTCGTGTCGGCGGCGATCGGGGCATTCGTGCCCGAGCGGGTCCTCACCCGGTTGCTGCCCCGCCGCGAGGTGCTCGCCGTGCCGGTCGCGGGAGCGGCGGGCGTGGTGCTGCCCGGCTGCGAGTGCGCGTCCGTGCCGGTGGCGGGCAGCCTGATGCGGCGGGGTGTCGCCCCGGCCGCCGCGCTCGCCTTCCTGCTGTCGGCGCCCGCCATCAACCCCGTCGTCCTGGTGGCGACCTCGGTCGCCTTCCCCGGGCAGCCAGAGATGGTCCTCGGCCGGCTGGCCGCCTCGCTCGCCACGGCCGTGGTGATGGGCTGGCTGTGGGCGCGGTTCGGGCGGGAGGAGTGGCTGCGGCCGCCGAAGCGGAGCGGCGCGCACGCGCCGGGCGGCGGGCCGCGCGCCTTCGTCGCCGGGCTCCAGCACGACTTCCTGCACGCCGGCGGCTTCCTGGTCGTCGGCGCGGCGGCCGCGGCGACCTTCGCCATCGTCGTGCCGCGGTCGCTGCTGGAGGTGTTCACCGGATCGGCCTGGCTGTCGGTGCTGCTGCTCGCCCTGCTGGCGGTCGTGCTGTGCGTGTGCAGCGAGGCCGACGCGTTCGTGGCGGCGTCGCTGAGCGGCTTCTCGCCGACCGCGCGGCTGGCGTTCATGGTGGTCGGGCCGATGGTGGACCTGAAGCTGATCGCGCTCCAGACGGGCACGTTCGGCCGGGCCTTCGCGGTGCGGTTCTCGGCCGCGACCTGGGTGGTGGCGGTGGGCAGCAGCGTCCTGGTGGGGTGGTGGCTGCTGTGA
- a CDS encoding TIGR03943 family protein, with the protein MRRYGPAVLLTLVGAAVLRVSAFSELYLRYVQAGLRPYLVVSGVVLVLLGVVAAVLARAAWERDGHDDVQGDDGHDQGGDGRDQGGDGHDPGGDGHDPGGDGHDPGGDGHEHGPAGPRVAWLLTLPALALLLFPPPALGSYSAQREADQRAAQGVGTFPALPAGDPVDLSLGEFGSRAVYDSGRSLDGRTIRLTGFVTQDGDGTWYVTRLLVSCCAADASTARAEVRGADAPPVDTWVTVTGTWRPEGALGSDAAWPPVVDATSVRQVAQPDNPYEKR; encoded by the coding sequence GTGAGGCGCTACGGACCGGCCGTGCTGCTCACGCTCGTCGGGGCGGCGGTCCTGCGGGTGTCGGCCTTCAGCGAGCTGTACCTGCGGTATGTGCAGGCGGGGTTGCGGCCGTATCTCGTGGTGTCGGGGGTGGTGCTGGTGCTGCTGGGGGTCGTGGCGGCGGTCCTGGCGCGAGCGGCGTGGGAGCGGGACGGCCACGACGACGTCCAGGGGGACGACGGCCATGACCAGGGCGGCGACGGCCGCGACCAGGGCGGCGACGGCCATGACCCGGGCGGGGACGGCCATGACCCGGGCGGGGACGGCCATGACCCGGGCGGCGACGGCCATGAGCACGGCCCCGCCGGCCCCCGGGTCGCCTGGCTGCTCACCCTCCCCGCCCTGGCCCTGCTGCTCTTCCCGCCGCCCGCCCTGGGCTCCTACAGCGCGCAGCGCGAGGCGGACCAGCGGGCGGCCCAGGGCGTCGGCACCTTCCCGGCGCTGCCCGCCGGGGACCCGGTCGACCTCAGCCTCGGGGAGTTCGGCTCCCGGGCGGTCTACGACAGCGGCCGCTCCCTCGACGGGCGCACGATCCGGCTCACCGGCTTCGTCACCCAGGACGGCGACGGCACCTGGTACGTCACGCGCCTCCTCGTCTCCTGCTGCGCCGCCGACGCGTCGACCGCCAGGGCCGAGGTGCGCGGCGCCGACGCCCCGCCCGTCGACACCTGGGTCACGGTCACCGGCACCTGGCGTCCCGAGGGCGCGCTGGGCTCGGACGCCGCCTGGCCGCCGGTCGTCGACGCCACGTCCGTGCGGCAGGTGGCGCAGCCGGACAACCCGTACGAGAAGCGCTGA
- a CDS encoding GAF and ANTAR domain-containing protein, translated as MVVRPRDDPGGAFGGDPGGDAGPRRAGGGDLDLDGARAADAIARGVRGAGPAEVPGRLCEVAVELLPVTGASVSLRSDGMPVRLSASSAHAAHLAEIQATLGDGPCQSAMEAGEPVLACDLTGGRDAGRWPVFAQQATAAGVRAVYAVPLGSDAVCVGTLDLYRDRPGGLTDRQLHVALLVAGVMTVALMALPREADAEAQGGEPWLSGLAADHHEVYQAVGMIMAQLGVGADDALARLRGDAFARGRTALDVARDVIAHRRSFDRD; from the coding sequence GTGGTCGTGCGCCCCAGGGACGATCCCGGAGGCGCCTTTGGCGGCGACCCCGGCGGTGACGCCGGTCCCCGCCGCGCCGGGGGCGGTGACCTGGACCTGGACGGGGCCCGGGCCGCCGACGCGATCGCCCGGGGCGTGCGCGGGGCCGGGCCGGCAGAGGTGCCGGGGCGGCTGTGCGAGGTGGCGGTCGAACTGCTGCCGGTGACCGGCGCCAGCGTGTCGCTGCGCAGCGACGGCATGCCCGTACGGCTGAGCGCGAGCAGCGCGCACGCCGCGCACCTGGCGGAGATCCAGGCGACCCTGGGCGACGGCCCCTGCCAGAGCGCAATGGAGGCGGGGGAGCCCGTGCTGGCCTGCGACCTGACCGGGGGCCGGGACGCCGGACGCTGGCCCGTCTTCGCCCAGCAGGCCACGGCGGCCGGGGTACGGGCGGTGTACGCGGTGCCGCTGGGCAGCGACGCGGTGTGCGTGGGGACGCTCGACCTCTACCGTGACCGCCCGGGCGGTCTCACCGACCGCCAGTTGCACGTGGCGCTGCTCGTGGCCGGTGTCATGACGGTGGCCCTGATGGCGCTGCCCCGCGAGGCCGACGCCGAGGCGCAGGGCGGGGAGCCGTGGCTGAGCGGTCTGGCCGCGGACCACCACGAGGTCTACCAGGCCGTCGGCATGATCATGGCGCAGCTCGGCGTCGGCGCCGACGACGCCCTGGCGCGGCTGCGGGGCGACGCCTTCGCGCGCGGGCGTACGGCGCTGGACGTGGCGCGCGACGTGATCGCCCACCGCAGGAGCTTCGACCGGGACTGA
- the thrS gene encoding threonine--tRNA ligase: protein MHDHRRLGRELDLFDTDPLMGAGLPYWLPDGALVRHTLEEYIREAERRAGYRHVYSPVLGKRELYEISGHWDHYGDDMFPPMELGSEQVLLRPSLCPHHALIYRSRSRSYRELPLRMAELGGMYRSELSGVLGGLTRVRAITLNDAHIFCTLEQAVEEARAALELIGRAYADLGISAFRHRLSLPGEGGKYVADPALWRRATALLREVLDGSGIPYEAAEGEAAFYGPKIDVQITDPAGREATLSTVQIDFHQPERFDLHYIGADGAKHRPVMVHRSVIGSVERAVAHLIEAHGGAFPPWLSPVQLVVLPVGEEQAGVAHALVDRARELGLRAEVAGPEQGTLAARIRAARLVPYQAVIGGREAEAGLVAPRLRDGRRPDALPAEELLRHIADRVSARGPGLWEPA, encoded by the coding sequence ATGCACGACCACCGCCGACTCGGCCGTGAACTCGACCTGTTCGACACCGACCCGCTGATGGGCGCGGGGCTGCCGTACTGGCTGCCCGACGGCGCGCTCGTGCGGCACACCCTGGAGGAGTACATCCGGGAGGCGGAGCGGCGGGCCGGCTACCGGCACGTGTACTCGCCCGTCCTCGGCAAACGCGAGCTGTACGAGATCTCCGGCCACTGGGACCACTACGGCGACGACATGTTCCCGCCGATGGAGCTGGGCTCCGAACAGGTCCTGCTGCGCCCCAGCCTCTGCCCCCACCACGCCCTGATCTACCGCTCCCGTTCCCGCAGCTACCGCGAACTCCCCCTGCGCATGGCGGAGCTGGGCGGCATGTACCGCTCGGAGCTGTCCGGCGTGCTCGGCGGACTGACCCGGGTGCGGGCCATCACCCTCAACGACGCGCACATCTTCTGCACCCTGGAGCAGGCCGTCGAGGAGGCGCGGGCCGCGCTGGAGCTGATCGGCCGGGCCTACGCCGACCTGGGCATCAGCGCGTTCCGCCACCGCCTGTCGCTGCCCGGCGAGGGCGGCAAGTACGTGGCCGACCCGGCGCTGTGGCGGCGGGCCACCGCGCTGCTCCGGGAGGTCCTGGACGGCTCGGGCATCCCCTACGAGGCCGCCGAGGGCGAGGCGGCCTTCTACGGCCCGAAGATCGACGTGCAGATCACCGACCCGGCCGGGCGGGAGGCGACCCTGTCCACCGTCCAGATCGACTTCCACCAGCCGGAGCGCTTCGACCTGCACTACATCGGCGCCGACGGGGCGAAGCACCGCCCGGTGATGGTGCACCGCAGCGTCATCGGCAGCGTGGAACGCGCGGTCGCCCACCTCATCGAGGCGCACGGCGGCGCGTTCCCGCCGTGGCTGTCCCCCGTACAGCTGGTCGTGCTGCCGGTCGGGGAGGAGCAGGCCGGGGTCGCCCACGCCCTCGTGGACCGCGCCCGGGAGCTCGGTCTGCGGGCGGAGGTCGCCGGGCCCGAGCAGGGCACCCTCGCGGCCCGGATCCGCGCGGCCCGGCTGGTCCCCTACCAGGCGGTGATCGGCGGGCGCGAGGCCGAGGCCGGGCTCGTGGCACCGCGCCTGCGGGACGGCCGCCGGCCGGACGCGCTGCCCGCCGAGGAACTGCTGCGGCACATCGCGGACCGGGTGTCGGCACGCGGCCCCGGCCTCTGGGAACCGGCGTAG
- a CDS encoding nucleotidyltransferase domain-containing protein: MPSASPTLDDRIDRLRELAHADPRLEGVLLYGSWTLGEADAHSDIEAYLYIQDDQADGFDGRAFLEQLAPLRLAYTNMYGILAVVFDDLMRGEFHLTPAGPGIDEVPTWQGQVHLPKPDDAVLLDRTGRLTRAARQLAEFRPPEPVSTARQLTDELANWTLMVAHLLARGEIARAHAGLHTVVAPLQLQLCRLLRGSTAHWLTPSRALEQDLPAADRDRYVSTTAAAREEELRTAARHSWRWSRDLAGEAAGRWTFDLPHELHEQIADLLNAPR, encoded by the coding sequence ATGCCCTCCGCCTCCCCCACCCTCGACGACCGCATCGACCGCCTGCGCGAGCTCGCCCACGCCGATCCCCGTCTGGAAGGCGTCCTCCTCTACGGCTCGTGGACCCTCGGCGAGGCCGACGCCCACTCCGACATCGAGGCGTACCTGTACATCCAGGACGACCAGGCCGACGGCTTCGACGGCCGCGCCTTCCTGGAGCAGCTCGCGCCCCTCCGGCTCGCGTACACCAACATGTACGGCATCCTCGCCGTCGTCTTCGACGACCTCATGCGCGGCGAGTTCCACCTCACCCCCGCCGGACCCGGCATCGACGAGGTCCCCACCTGGCAGGGCCAGGTGCACCTGCCCAAGCCCGACGACGCCGTCCTGCTCGACCGCACCGGACGGCTGACGCGGGCCGCCCGGCAGCTGGCCGAGTTCCGCCCGCCCGAGCCGGTGTCCACCGCCCGGCAGCTCACCGACGAGCTGGCCAACTGGACGCTGATGGTCGCCCACCTCCTGGCCCGCGGCGAGATCGCCCGCGCCCACGCGGGGCTGCACACCGTCGTCGCCCCGCTGCAGCTCCAGCTCTGCCGCCTGCTGCGCGGCAGCACCGCCCACTGGCTCACGCCCAGCCGCGCCCTGGAGCAGGACCTGCCGGCCGCCGACCGCGACCGCTACGTCTCCACCACGGCCGCCGCGCGCGAGGAGGAGCTGCGTACGGCCGCGCGCCACAGCTGGCGCTGGAGCCGGGACCTGGCCGGCGAGGCGGCCGGACGCTGGACGTTCGACCTGCCGCACGAGCTGCACGAACAGATCGCCGACCTGCTGAACGCCCCGCGTTGA
- the sigJ gene encoding RNA polymerase sigma factor SigJ: MSTPSGPADDLSALTRERRKLLNLAYRLLGSLAEAEDVVQETYARWYALTPRQRDAIDSPGAWLTTVAGRVCLDLLGSARARRERYVGAWVPEPLPSRTEWVSGRWGGTPADPADPADRVTLDESVSMAFLVVLESMTPAERVAFVLHDVFRYSFAEVAEIVGRTPAACRQLASSARRRVRAARPTAPPAADRAGLVRSFRQAWEAQDIDGLIGLLAPDATATGDGGGLATAALHPVEGAEQIARFFVDRARAVPGVTLRECAVNGQPGLVARKDGVTVSVLAFDVAGDRIARIWAVLNPDKLRPWTTA, from the coding sequence ATGAGCACACCGTCCGGACCCGCAGACGACCTGAGCGCGCTCACCCGCGAGCGGCGGAAGCTGCTCAACCTCGCGTACCGGCTGCTCGGCTCGCTCGCCGAGGCCGAGGACGTCGTGCAGGAGACCTACGCCCGCTGGTACGCCCTGACCCCGCGGCAGCGGGACGCCATCGACTCCCCCGGCGCCTGGCTGACGACCGTCGCCGGCCGCGTCTGCCTCGACCTGCTGGGCTCGGCCCGGGCCAGACGCGAGCGGTACGTGGGCGCGTGGGTCCCGGAGCCGCTGCCCAGCCGTACCGAGTGGGTCAGCGGGCGGTGGGGCGGCACCCCGGCCGACCCGGCCGATCCCGCCGACCGCGTCACGCTCGACGAGTCCGTCAGCATGGCCTTCCTCGTCGTGCTCGAGTCGATGACCCCGGCCGAGCGGGTCGCGTTCGTCCTGCACGACGTGTTCCGCTACTCCTTCGCCGAGGTCGCCGAGATCGTCGGCCGCACCCCGGCCGCCTGCCGCCAGCTCGCCTCCTCGGCCCGCCGCCGCGTGCGCGCGGCCCGGCCTACCGCGCCCCCGGCGGCCGACCGGGCCGGCCTCGTCCGCTCCTTCCGGCAGGCCTGGGAGGCCCAGGACATCGACGGCCTCATCGGCCTGCTGGCCCCCGACGCCACCGCGACCGGCGACGGCGGCGGACTCGCCACGGCCGCGCTCCACCCGGTCGAGGGCGCCGAGCAGATCGCGCGCTTCTTCGTCGACCGGGCCCGCGCGGTGCCCGGCGTGACGCTCCGGGAGTGCGCGGTCAACGGCCAGCCCGGCCTGGTGGCCCGGAAGGACGGCGTCACCGTGTCGGTGCTGGCGTTCGACGTCGCGGGCGACCGCATCGCCCGCATCTGGGCCGTCCTCAACCCCGACAAGCTCCGCCCCTGGACGACGGCCTGA
- a CDS encoding YceI family protein has protein sequence MTTTSTLGELTGDYVLDPARTRIGFVARALLVSKVRGTFGAFEGGGRLDGDDPSRSAVRLAIRAASIRTGNDRRDDHLRGGDFLDAGVHPALTFASTRVERAGATGFRVTGDLTVRGVTRPVTVDVELTGAGNDPQGAFRVGFTGRATIDRADWGVSGARGMVGRKVALELDIAAVRRP, from the coding sequence ATGACGACCACGAGCACACTCGGCGAACTGACCGGCGACTACGTCCTCGACCCCGCCCGCACCCGTATCGGTTTCGTGGCGCGGGCCCTGCTCGTCAGCAAGGTGCGCGGGACGTTCGGCGCGTTCGAGGGCGGCGGGCGGCTGGACGGCGACGACCCGTCGAGGTCCGCCGTGCGGCTCGCGATCCGCGCGGCGAGCATCCGGACCGGCAACGACAGGCGGGACGACCATCTGCGCGGCGGCGACTTCCTCGACGCGGGCGTCCACCCGGCCCTCACCTTCGCCTCGACCCGGGTGGAGCGGGCCGGCGCGACGGGCTTCCGGGTCACCGGTGACCTGACGGTCCGCGGCGTGACCCGCCCGGTCACCGTGGACGTCGAACTGACCGGCGCCGGGAACGACCCGCAGGGCGCCTTCCGGGTCGGTTTCACCGGCCGGGCGACCATCGACCGCGCCGACTGGGGCGTGAGCGGGGCCCGGGGCATGGTCGGCCGGAAGGTGGCGCTGGAACTCGACATCGCGGCGGTACGGCGGCCCTGA
- a CDS encoding nucleoside hydrolase encodes MTDGQRIPVVIDCDTGVDDALALLFAVRHPALDVRAITCVAGNTDVEGVVRNTLTVLERAGAPDIPVARGAERPLIEAPRSARHVHGHDGMGDLGLPAPTRRPADVDAVTLLRREILASPRPVTLIPTAPLTNIALLLRTHPEVVRNIERIVFMGGAAAAGNASPVAEFNVWHDPEAAAILLTAGVPITMYGLDVFTRVVVPAADVRRLRASAEPGARLAGDLLAHRPAHPGSRPDDPEETAGGLGDAGAVCAVADPEGLATHRLPVEVSLAPGPTRGMTIVDRRPRPGESEIHEGTREQPLVDVGLDVDVERYVKLYLSTVEAG; translated from the coding sequence GTGACGGACGGTCAGCGCATCCCGGTGGTCATCGACTGCGACACCGGCGTCGACGACGCCCTCGCCCTGCTGTTCGCCGTCCGGCACCCGGCGCTGGACGTGCGCGCGATCACCTGCGTGGCCGGGAACACGGACGTGGAGGGCGTCGTCCGCAACACCCTGACCGTGCTGGAGCGGGCCGGCGCCCCCGACATCCCGGTCGCCCGGGGCGCCGAGCGGCCGCTGATCGAGGCGCCCCGCTCGGCGCGGCACGTGCACGGCCACGACGGCATGGGGGACCTGGGGCTGCCGGCTCCGACCCGCAGGCCCGCCGACGTGGACGCGGTGACGCTGCTGCGCCGCGAGATCCTCGCCTCCCCGCGCCCGGTCACCCTCATCCCCACCGCGCCCCTCACCAACATCGCCCTGCTGCTGCGCACCCACCCGGAGGTGGTGCGCAACATCGAGCGCATCGTGTTCATGGGCGGCGCGGCGGCGGCCGGGAACGCCTCGCCCGTCGCGGAGTTCAACGTGTGGCACGACCCGGAGGCGGCGGCGATCCTGCTCACCGCCGGGGTGCCGATCACGATGTACGGGCTGGACGTGTTCACCCGGGTCGTCGTCCCGGCGGCGGACGTGCGCAGGCTGCGCGCGAGCGCCGAGCCGGGCGCGCGGCTGGCCGGCGACCTGCTCGCGCACCGCCCGGCGCACCCGGGCAGCCGCCCCGACGACCCCGAGGAGACGGCCGGCGGCCTCGGTGACGCGGGCGCGGTCTGCGCGGTCGCCGACCCCGAGGGCCTGGCCACCCACCGCCTCCCCGTCGAGGTCTCCCTCGCCCCGGGCCCCACCCGCGGCATGACGATCGTCGACCGCCGCCCCCGCCCCGGCGAGTCCGAGATCCACGAGGGCACCCGCGAGCAGCCGCTGGTGGACGTGGGGCTGGACGTGGACGTGGAGCGTTACGTGAAGCTGTACCTGTCGACGGTCGAGGCCGGCTGA
- a CDS encoding LAETG motif-containing sortase-dependent surface protein — protein MSIARRVTARRLLGTGAAALALCAASATTAFAHGAPGGDGWSSGGSYKPGTGAGTETGTDRCQFSLDGTTFQDSVKVDDQNLKPTEDGKVHIKVRAAGDAATCTASLASYLAHGATFATSGEQVFVDFDTVTVKPGGTDSLDIAIPDKGCFGQIDLYRGAVKFDGELDAKDGFEHGELPKGPDRPVIKDKLIAAWNGGTKNCTQTPPPAEEEPPASTPPASPSEPAEETTPPASPSEPAEPSTPPSSDTDTPTPSASESTSPPAPKPNGGGGDLAETGANSSTGPIALGAAALLAGGAAMLVVTRRRAAKRGNA, from the coding sequence ATGTCCATAGCGAGACGTGTCACCGCGCGCCGCCTGCTGGGGACGGGCGCCGCGGCCCTCGCCCTCTGCGCCGCCTCCGCCACCACCGCGTTCGCGCACGGTGCGCCCGGCGGCGACGGCTGGTCGTCCGGCGGCAGTTACAAGCCCGGAACGGGCGCGGGCACGGAGACGGGGACGGACCGCTGCCAGTTCTCGCTCGACGGCACGACGTTCCAGGACTCGGTCAAGGTCGACGACCAGAACCTGAAGCCGACCGAGGACGGCAAGGTCCACATCAAGGTCCGCGCCGCCGGTGACGCGGCCACCTGCACGGCCTCCCTCGCCTCCTACCTGGCGCACGGCGCGACCTTCGCGACCTCCGGCGAGCAGGTCTTCGTCGACTTCGACACGGTGACGGTCAAGCCGGGCGGCACCGACTCGCTCGACATCGCCATCCCGGACAAGGGCTGCTTCGGGCAGATCGACCTCTACCGGGGCGCGGTGAAGTTCGACGGCGAGCTCGACGCGAAGGACGGCTTCGAGCACGGCGAGCTGCCCAAGGGCCCGGACCGCCCGGTCATCAAGGACAAGCTGATCGCGGCCTGGAACGGCGGCACCAAGAACTGCACGCAGACCCCGCCGCCGGCGGAGGAGGAGCCGCCCGCCTCCACGCCGCCCGCCAGCCCGTCGGAGCCGGCCGAGGAGACGACCCCGCCGGCCTCCCCGTCCGAGCCGGCCGAGCCCTCGACGCCGCCGTCCTCCGACACGGACACGCCCACGCCGTCCGCCTCCGAGTCGACCTCGCCCCCGGCTCCCAAGCCGAACGGCGGTGGCGGCGACCTCGCCGAGACCGGCGCCAACAGCAGCACCGGCCCGATCGCCCTCGGCGCGGCGGCCCTGCTCGCGGGCGGCGCGGCGATGCTGGTCGTGACCCGCCGCCGCGCGGCGAAGCGCGGCAACGCCTAG
- a CDS encoding glycoside hydrolase family 13 protein — MHGRGDRVTDRSTLDLSSRDPDWWRQAVVYQIYPRSFADADGDGLGDLRGITRRLTHLSALGVDALWLSPFYPSELADGGYDVADPRGVDPRLGTLDDFDALVAEAHRLGLKVIVDIVPNHSSHQHAWFQEALRSGPGSAARDRYVFRDGRGEHGELPPTDWQSVFGGSAWKRVPDGQWYLHLFAPEQPDLNWENQEVRADYRTTLRFWSDRGVDGFRVDVAHALVKDLNEPLRDLGAPELSREEALTAMPPGTHPFYDRDDVHEIYRDWRKILDAYRPPRMAVAEAWVPGARRALYARPDELGQAFNFEYLEAGWNADELRQVITDSLATARAAGASATWVLSNHDVIRHASRLMLPPDTDLNAWLLSGGHAPAVDEAAGLRRARAATLLMLALPGSAYVYQGEELGLPEVADLPTEVLQDPIWEQTGHVRKGRDGCRVPLPWTTNGPSYGFGPGGAWLPQPPGFAAYAVEAQDGVGGSTLELYRTALRLRRKLLDGEELTWAADAPDGVLQFDRWEGWRCVTNLSGAPVPLPAGEVLLSSAPLEDGLLGPDTTVWLGR; from the coding sequence ATGCACGGAAGAGGAGACCGCGTGACCGATCGCTCCACCCTCGACCTGTCGTCCCGGGATCCCGACTGGTGGCGCCAGGCCGTCGTCTACCAAATCTATCCCCGCAGCTTCGCCGACGCCGACGGGGACGGCCTCGGTGACCTGCGCGGCATCACCCGCCGCCTCACCCACCTCTCCGCCCTGGGCGTGGACGCCCTGTGGCTGAGCCCCTTCTACCCGTCCGAGCTCGCCGACGGCGGCTACGACGTCGCCGACCCGCGCGGCGTCGACCCGCGCCTCGGCACGCTCGACGACTTCGACGCCCTGGTCGCCGAGGCCCACCGCCTCGGCCTGAAGGTCATCGTCGACATCGTGCCCAACCACTCCTCCCACCAGCACGCCTGGTTCCAGGAGGCCCTGCGCTCCGGCCCCGGCTCGGCCGCCCGCGACCGGTACGTCTTCCGGGACGGCCGCGGCGAGCACGGCGAACTCCCGCCCACCGACTGGCAGTCCGTCTTCGGCGGCAGCGCCTGGAAACGCGTGCCCGACGGGCAGTGGTACCTGCACCTGTTCGCCCCCGAGCAGCCCGACCTCAACTGGGAGAACCAGGAGGTCCGCGCCGACTACCGCACCACCCTGCGCTTCTGGTCCGACCGGGGTGTCGACGGCTTCCGCGTCGACGTCGCCCACGCCCTCGTCAAGGACCTGAACGAACCGCTGCGCGACCTCGGCGCGCCCGAGCTGAGCCGCGAGGAGGCGCTCACCGCGATGCCACCCGGCACGCACCCCTTCTACGACCGCGACGACGTGCACGAGATCTACCGCGACTGGCGCAAGATCCTCGACGCCTACCGCCCGCCCCGCATGGCCGTCGCCGAGGCCTGGGTGCCCGGCGCGCGGCGCGCCCTGTACGCCCGTCCGGACGAACTGGGGCAGGCCTTCAACTTCGAGTACCTGGAGGCCGGCTGGAACGCCGACGAGCTACGGCAGGTCATCACCGACTCGCTCGCCACCGCCCGGGCGGCCGGCGCCTCGGCCACCTGGGTGCTCTCCAACCACGACGTGATCCGGCACGCCTCCCGCCTGATGCTCCCGCCGGACACCGACCTCAACGCCTGGCTGCTCTCCGGCGGCCACGCCCCGGCCGTGGACGAGGCGGCGGGGCTGCGCCGCGCCCGGGCCGCCACCCTGCTGATGCTGGCGCTGCCCGGCTCGGCCTACGTCTACCAGGGCGAGGAACTCGGCCTCCCCGAGGTCGCCGACCTGCCCACCGAGGTGCTCCAGGACCCGATCTGGGAGCAGACGGGCCACGTCCGCAAGGGCCGCGACGGCTGCCGGGTGCCGCTGCCGTGGACCACGAACGGACCGTCGTACGGCTTCGGGCCCGGGGGCGCCTGGCTGCCGCAGCCGCCCGGCTTCGCCGCCTACGCCGTCGAGGCGCAGGACGGCGTCGGGGGCTCGACCCTGGAGCTGTACCGCACGGCCCTGCGGCTGCGCCGCAAGCTGCTCGACGGTGAGGAGCTGACCTGGGCGGCGGACGCCCCGGACGGCGTGCTCCAGTTCGACCGCTGGGAGGGCTGGCGGTGCGTGACGAACCTGTCCGGTGCGCCGGTCCCGCTGCCGGCCGGTGAGGTGCTGCTGAGCAGCGCCCCCCTGGAGGACGGTCTGCTCGGGCCGGACACGACGGTGTGGCTGGGGCGGTAG
- a CDS encoding carboxypeptidase regulatory-like domain-containing protein — protein sequence MNRSSRSAAVAGAVVAGVLACAGTPAQARDGALWGTAALAPGREGALWGVATIAPGREGIVEVAGVTEAGPGATLTLTAPRGTRVTGTPLDASGYRGSVTADGRSGSYTVTGDSAARSEPDRTFPFVLAVAADAVPGTRLRDCALRVTDARGLRRAAGRCAVTVGLAAPTLTRPLSGVPLGTRPEIAGTAHPGARVTVRDKDEREACATTAAPDGTWTCTPGAALPPGANRLQAVAALNGVNAMSEQIDIAVATEATAGQ from the coding sequence ATGAACAGGTCCAGCAGGTCAGCAGCCGTGGCGGGGGCCGTCGTCGCGGGGGTGCTCGCCTGTGCGGGGACGCCCGCGCAGGCCCGGGACGGCGCGCTGTGGGGCACCGCGGCCCTCGCGCCCGGCCGGGAGGGCGCCCTGTGGGGCGTCGCCACCATCGCGCCCGGCCGGGAGGGCATCGTCGAGGTCGCGGGCGTTACGGAGGCGGGGCCGGGAGCCACCCTCACGCTGACCGCGCCCCGGGGCACCCGGGTGACGGGCACGCCGCTCGACGCGTCCGGCTACCGGGGGTCGGTCACCGCCGACGGGCGCAGCGGGTCGTACACCGTCACCGGCGACAGCGCCGCCCGGTCCGAGCCGGACCGCACCTTCCCCTTCGTGCTGGCGGTGGCCGCGGACGCCGTGCCCGGCACCCGGCTGCGCGACTGCGCGCTGCGGGTCACCGACGCGCGGGGGCTGCGGCGGGCCGCCGGCCGGTGTGCCGTGACCGTGGGCCTGGCCGCGCCGACCCTGACCCGCCCCCTGTCCGGCGTGCCGCTGGGCACCCGGCCGGAGATCGCCGGCACGGCCCATCCGGGCGCCCGGGTCACCGTCCGGGACAAGGACGAGCGCGAGGCCTGCGCGACCACCGCCGCCCCCGACGGCACCTGGACGTGCACCCCCGGCGCGGCCCTCCCGCCCGGCGCCAACCGGCTCCAGGCGGTCGCCGCCCTCAACGGGGTGAACGCCATGAGCGAGCAGATCGACATCGCCGTGGCCACCGAGGCCACCGCGGGTCAGTAG